From the Juglans microcarpa x Juglans regia isolate MS1-56 chromosome 3D, Jm3101_v1.0, whole genome shotgun sequence genome, the window actacattatttttaaaatagtcatatttcatttaaatttacaattaacgttcgaacgttagtaattgATGTTCAAATGTTGGTGTataacattttacgttcgaacgttaattactaacgttcgaacgttggcaCCAAAACATTTCACATTCACATGTAAGTAgccataatgttcgaacgtatatgtgacgttcaaacgtaaattttccataccttggaacgtaaaaaaaatctcatctatCTTTACCCGTCACAGAAAaggctttttagtgacggtttggggactgtcacaattcccaaccgtcactaaaaagtaattgtgttgtagtggaTATATGTAAAAGCATGTCGCTCTTAAGGAACAAGCAAGGATTCCACATCATTCACTACTTTAAAAGTaaagcaatatatatagaatattcgACTTTTGAATTCGTGATTATATATCCACCTTCCACgttctttaatttaaaagtaCATTGAGAATGCGTAGATCTCAATTGCAGCTCCAGTTGCATAAATTAGTGCATGAAGCTTACTTTCTTGTACATAATCAAATCCGTTGGGTTTTGCTCCTTTCCTTTGTCCCACATTGGTGGGGAATGGAAGATGAGCATGGCCCAAGGCTGGCCTATAAAAGGAGGGTTAATCTCTTTGGCTAAGTGCACCAGTCATAACCTTAGctagtaacttgtgactttaGAAAAATTTCTCTGTTATCTTCCTTTTGTAAGAAGGGAAAATGTGAGAGTCAAAGTTTTACTAGTGATGTAGCTTTGTGGATGTCCTTGGGGTAAtcagaaaaattgtgtgattgtaataatttttcacatagtggaTTTTCTTCTAtaggtctggtggtttttctcctgttttggGAGTTTTCCACTTAAATTCttatgttgttattatttcttatttttcttgatattcctCCAAAGAGTAGATCCTAGTggggtgaatttggtaggtcTAAATTctcaacaagtggtatcagatcCAAGTTCTTTTGGTGGGATGGAACTTTGATGTGGTAGTGTGGATATGTACAGTCTAAGGAGGTTCTGTCTAGAAGATTGGAACCTAAGCGGTTCAttgtgaccctccaatctttcctggtaaccttgaagttctgtttaggaaagaaaaaaattctttggGAACTTATTTAGTGAGTactattcatttctacggtaaaaTTCATCAAGACAATGTCAAGAAGTAGGGCTTCAAATCCTATCAGATTTaaggtggagaaatttgatgggagaatcaattttggcttgtggcaagttcaagtcaatgatgttttgattcaatcaggattacacaaggcgttgAAGGGCAGACCAGCCCAAGTCAACAGTGATACTAGCGACTGGTGAAACGACTAGTACAATGGGCAGGTTCAGCATgtggctccaagtcagtaaatggagaCACAGGAAATGAAGCTAATGTTGTGTCTCTCTCTATAGAAGACGATATCTTTTGAAAAGGGACACGTACATCCTCATGGCATGCCGCTAAATTCCAAAGTTGTCATAATAGAGGATGTATTAATATCAGTGggtccacaagtttgcacacaggCACTGGTTTGGCATTGATGCAGAGTGTATGATGGAAATTCATAtcgatggctgatgaacttccaggaaagTCAAACGTGGAAGTTACactataattttcatcaaaGTTGTTTTCGACATGGGCGGAAgtgaaatgcttggaattggtttatcctgagtgggtatgcttttatggtgaAGCATGATAGCAGAAGCTATGAAGATCTTTATTAAGGCGGAGCGTGGCCGTGGTACCAATCAAAGTtgcaaggtggagattgttgggttttgCTCATTTCCTTTGTCTTCCATTAGTGGGGAATGGAAGATGAGCATGGCCCAAGGCCTATAAAAGGAGGGTTAGTCTCCTTGGCTAAGTGCACTAGTCATAAGCTTAgctagtaacttgtgactctaagaaaattcCTCTGTTGTCCTCCTTTTGTAAGAATGGAAGAGGTGAGAGTCAAAGTTTTGTTAGTGAGGTAGCTTTGTGGGTGTCCttgggtgaggagaaaaattgtgtgattgtaacaatttttcacatagtagatttttttctctaggtctagtggtttttctcctatttTGGGAGTTTTCCACTTAAATTCttatgttgttattatttctcatttttcttgatattcttGCAAAGAGTAGATCCTGGGggggtgaatttggtaggtccaAATTCCCAACAAAATCCAATAACTAAAGAAATTACCTTCAATTGCTTGGTAGAGATACATAGGAGCCATGGCTTCTGATTCCTTGGTTCTTAaacttttgtatatataattgagAGAAAGTAGGATTGGTCCCGaccaaaagatgaaaaagtcaTCTTTCCATAGAGCAAACAAGCAAATttcaaatgtataaataaagCCAAACAAGCAAATTTCAATCCAACTTGTACATCTTTTATTTCTGCAAGGAGCTAGACCATATATGCTAGTGTATTAATTCAACTGACATAACTTTGACATATGTAGTACGCTGCAAAGGTTGTTACTTATGTAGAGAAATGGGATGAATCAGCAAAGCTAACACACGTTCCTTAGTTTCATGGTTTTCAATGCCATGCCCATCTCCATGCTGGTACATGCATTGTGCCATCCTTGCAACGTTCATTGCAATTTCAACAAATGTTTCCGAGAAGGGAGAACTGGCAGCACGTTCTTCATTAAAATTCTTCCACGTTGTACTAATTAAAGACCTTATGTACTCACGAGCAACTTCTTCACTAGCACCGGTATCATTCATATAACATTGGATCGATTTAGGAACATCACCTCTCTCTAACTCAtcctgatttaaaaaaataaacatatatacatacggGTGTTAGCCTATGTGTTCAAGTGAAGTAGTCCAAAAATTCTTGATAAAATTCTTAAGGATAGCATGGTTTGTATACCGTAGATGTTCCAAGATCATCTGCAAGTCGTAAGATCATTGATGACCAACGAACTATATTTGAATACTCTTCCCAACAACCCAAGGCTTCCTCTGTTATTGAATTTGTGACTGAAAAATAAGCATGCACCAGTATAACTGGGGCTCCTATTGAAATCCAtgcattttcaatgtattcttGAAAGCTTGGTGTATATCCATTGTAGTACCACCTTGCCTCCAATAGATAAGATTTACATAAATCTACCCACTGAAACATATTTAGTGGAGCAATGAGATTGGGGAAGTATGACACTTAGGAAAAGAAATGTTAGGGAAGAATGATGATAGAATTTGCAAGTCAAGGTCTTACCGCTTTTTTAAGATATCGAACATTGTTCAATCCTTTCTGCTTGAGTGTGTCGAAAGCCGATTCATTGATAGAATTGTGAAGAGAAAGGAAACACATTTGCATGTAATAAGGAAGTTGTTCCATTGCATTTGTATCCCATCTGGAACCACAAAGAGTACTTTAAGTCTTTATCATGTCAACCGTAAGCCCACACcaccacccacccacccacccatatatacacacacacacacacacacacatagcaTCAGAGGTGCAATACTGCCATTAACACAAACCTTTCAACAGCATCCGTGAAGAGCTCAAGTTCCTCCAAAGTGCCATAGACATCATACACATCATCTATTGTTGTGATTAGTGAATTGACTTTTGTTAGCATTCTCCTATTATATCCAAACTCAGGCTGAAATGACATTCCCACTGTCCACAGGAAATTTTCCATCAACCTATCCCTCGCAAAGCTCAAATTTTCTCCAAGACCAGTGCTTCTCCACCACCTTTAtattactcaataaaaaaatatcaattttagaaaaaaagcgATGCATGTCATTTCCTTTCTAATCGTGTCAAGTAAATCACGTCAATATAGGCTAAGATCCAAGTTATAAAATAAGGATACTCATGTTTTTTACCTTGACATTTGTTTTAGATCTTCTTGGTGGACTGCTTGTACCATGTTGAAGTCTAATTCAGCTAGCTCAAGCAAAATAGGGTTCATATCTTCTCCACTCCTATATAGATCAATGAACCACCTAGCTTCCAATCTTATCATCCTCCAATGCAATGGAAGCTCGAGGGCATGGCTGACCATAGCAGAGAGGTTGTTTTGATCTTTGTTTAGTTCGACAAACTCTTTGAGTGTTTTGGTTGCGAAGTCTCTTGCTTCCTCCAAGATACTTTCACCTTCTATCAAAAGGAATGAGGCTTCATACAAGCATAGAATTCCTTTGATATCATCACAAAGACTTGGCTCGAAACTTCCAAACTCAGTCTTGAAGCGATTGAAAATCTCTGATATAAACAAATTAGATTACGATCGAGCCATTAATTGGCGTGTAAATCTCTAAtgtttcaattatttcaaaGGATTTACTAGTTGTAGTATTTTGCTTACCTTGTGGTATGCTATATCCGTGTTGTCTTAGTAGTCTAAATTGAAGAGCCGAGGAGTATAGATTCTCTTTCTTGCACACGATATCGGCACCAGCTTGATAACTAGTATTAGTGTATATACTTTCCAAGATCACTCTAATATCACTCTGAAAGTGATAAGATAATCCAAGCCTTTGCAAGTTATCAATCAGCTCAAGTTGTAGTAAAGGATCAACCGCTTTGCGAAGCATTATCCTCACCTCTTCCTTCAACATCTCAATTTGTCCGATCCATGATTCTTCCTGCATGCAGGTAACTCAAACTCGTTGTAATTAGACAAGAACTGATCAATCAAACAATAGCTAAATACAAACACTGCAAAGacatataaattaacaataaaaaccGATGACAAATTAATGTACCGCATATTCGCTTCTCAGGGATTGGATGTAATCATAGTGCCAAATGGGAGGCTCGTAATTCGCAGATCGTCGAACAACAACATTAGAATTGCTTGAGATCTCATTAGTGACCTTGCATTTAAAAGCACTAGGGACAGTAGAACTAGTACTGCCTCTAGTTGATCCGGATGTTAAAAGCTGCAGAGAGATGGGAGTTTTAGATGGGAGCAGTACTCTTGTGAAATTGGTAGTAGGGAGTACTGAAGCAAGAAGGTGAAGATCCATTGAGAAAAGGCTAGCTTACTACTTAATCTTACAAGGCTACTATTTTCTGATTGAATGGGTTACTTGGGAACAAAAACATTCGGATATGTGCCTTTATATATAAGCCTTCCGAGGCTGTCATGCATCCTGGCGATGATaaacttttaagtttaattACCTCGTTCGACCACATTAGATTAATGGTTGATTTCTTATGGCAATGTTATTCACGTTAAAATTAATGGATCAGTCACATGTGAGCTAGATGAACTTTCCGCCTCTTTATCTGAATAAAGTATGCATGGTGGAGAAAGATCAATATCGTTTCAAGTTAAAAAGATAGAtatctattaattatatattaatgcagTGGGTTCGTCTTAATTAACATGTGCAGCTAATACAGTAGTGGGTTTGTCTGTAtgcaacaaattaaaagaaatagaatatttatataGAAGACTACACACGTGAATATCGTTTCCTAGCTACTGATTCGATCT encodes:
- the LOC121256740 gene encoding myrcene synthase, chloroplastic-like — protein: MDLHLLASVLPTTNFTRVLLPSKTPISLQLLTSGSTRGSTSSTVPSAFKCKVTNEISSNSNVVVRRSANYEPPIWHYDYIQSLRSEYAEESWIGQIEMLKEEVRIMLRKAVDPLLQLELIDNLQRLGLSYHFQSDIRVILESIYTNTSYQAGADIVCKKENLYSSALQFRLLRQHGYSIPQEIFNRFKTEFGSFEPSLCDDIKGILCLYEASFLLIEGESILEEARDFATKTLKEFVELNKDQNNLSAMVSHALELPLHWRMIRLEARWFIDLYRSGEDMNPILLELAELDFNMVQAVHQEDLKQMSRWWRSTGLGENLSFARDRLMENFLWTVGMSFQPEFGYNRRMLTKVNSLITTIDDVYDVYGTLEELELFTDAVERWDTNAMEQLPYYMQMCFLSLHNSINESAFDTLKQKGLNNVRYLKKAWVDLCKSYLLEARWYYNGYTPSFQEYIENAWISIGAPVILVHAYFSVTNSITEEALGCWEEYSNIVRWSSMILRLADDLGTSTDELERGDVPKSIQCYMNDTGASEEVAREYIRSLISTTWKNFNEERAASSPFSETFVEIAMNVARMAQCMYQHGDGHGIENHETKERVLALLIHPISLHK